The Methanomassiliicoccales archaeon DNA segment GTTCGTGCACGGCAGCCTGACGCACGTGCTGTTCAATATGCTCTTCCTTTTCCTGATCGGACTGCCGCTGGAGGAGAGGGTGGGCCGCAAGGCCTTTGCCCTGTGCTACTTCGTCCCTGGCCTGATAGCCCTGGTGCTGGAAACGGCCATCAGGGGGGCGGACTCCGACATATTGATGCTGGGGGCCTCGGGCGCCATATCCGGGGTCATGGGGGCCCTGCTGTTCCTCTACCCCAAGGACGAGATACCGATGTTCCTCGGCCCCATCTTCCTGCCCAAGGTCCCGGTCTGGCTGTCCGTGGGCGCCTGGTTCGCCATTCAGGTGGTGACACTGTTCACCCTGCCCTCGGGGCTGGCCTCCGGCAGCGTAGCCTACGGGGCGCACATCGGCGGGTTCGTGGCCGGGATGGCCATGACCCAGTTCCTGCCCACGGAACGAAAGACGTCCTCGGCACCGGCCGCTGCCAACCTCAGCGACCTGGCCACTACCGAAGAGCTGAAGCAGATGCAGTTGCGCATCGAGAGCGAGAGCGAGCCTCAGGTGAGAATGGCCTGGCTGGAGCACTTCGCCGGCAAGGCCAAATGCCCGGAGTGCGGCTCCGACCTGACGCTGGAGGGAAACCGTATTAAGTGCGCATGCGGATGGGAGAGGACGGTGAGATGACGGACAACAGGGTAGAAGTGCTCTGCCCGGGGATGATCCGCCGGGACGGGCAGATCGTCCTTGAAGCCAGGTCCTCCGTGAGCCTGGTCAGCTGCGGGGAACGGCACCTGCTGGTGGACACCAGCGGACCCCAGAACCGGAAGCTGCTCCTGCAAGCGCTCAGGTCCCGGGGCGTCGCCCCTGATGATATTGAGATAGTGGTCATGACCCATCTGCACCACGACCACTTGGGGAACATCGACCTGTTCCCAAAGGCCGAACGCTACGCGCACCGGTTGGAATCCCCCGGACCGACCTATCACGCCGTGGACGAGGATTCGGAGATATGGAAAGGTGTGCGTCTTATGCATACCCCGGGGCACACCAGGGGGAGCATGAGCGTGCTGGTGGAGGGCGGGGAGAGATACGGCCTGGTCGGCGACGCCATACCCACCGAGGACAACGCACGGAAATGGGTGCCCCCCGAGCACCACTATGACCGAGACCTGGCGATGGAGAGCATGTCCCGTTTGATGGGCGAGGTCGACATCATCGTGCCAGGCCACGGGCCGTCGTTCCGGACAGCGGATTACAGGAGGGAGAAAGGATGAGCGTACCCAATGCGATATACGCGGAATGCCCCGACTGCGGGGAGGAGACCCTGCACGAGGTGCTCAAGGGGCGGCTAGGCAAGGACGGGGACACCCTCGAGGGCACCCTCAAATGTCAGGAATGCGGGCGGGTGCACACCGCCGTGGTGCGCGAGGCCAAGACGGTCAAGGTGCCGGTCATCGTCAGCGACCAGGGCCAATCGAGGAAGGCGGAGCTGGAGCTGCCGGAAGACGATGAGCTGAGGGTGGAGGACGAGCTGGTGCTGGAAGACCTGCCCATCATCATAAGCTCCCTGGAGAAGGGCGACGCGCGGGTGAACAAGGCATTGGTGAAGGACATAACCACCATATGGGCCAAGCGCTTCGACAAGGTGCATGTGAAGATATCCATCAACGACGTGCACAAGACCATACCCACCGAGGTCATCGCCCTGCCGGAGGAGGAATTCTTCATCGGCGACCTGATGAACGTGAACCGCTACGAGGTGGTCATCACCCAGATCAAGACCAAGGATGCCACGGTGCGGCGGGGGTCGGTCATGGCCATGGACATCGTGAGGATATACGCCAGAAAGGCCCGCACCACCTACACGTGATCCCATGCGGGACGAAAAGGCCTCCATGGTGAGGGGGCTGAAGGAGCGGGGCCTGATAACCTCCCCGGAAGTGGAGAGGGCCATGCTGAAGGTCCCCCGCCACCTGTTCCTGCCTGCTGAATTGAAGTATCAGGCCTACCGGGACACGCCTCTTCCAATAGGCGAAGGGCAGACCATCTCCGCGCCGCACATGGTGGCGATGATGGCCGAGGCATTGCAGCTGGTCCCCGGGCACAAGGTGCTGGAGATCGGGACCGGCTCCGGCTACAACGCCGCGGTGATGGCCGAGCTGGTCGGCGAGGAAGGACGAATCATAACCGTAGAAAGGCACCCGGCGCTGGCAGAGACGGCGGAGCGAGCCATAAAGGAGAACGGTTATCGTAACGTCACCGTGGTGGTGGGGGACGGCTCGCTAGGGTACGAGAGCGAGGCTCCCTACGACCGGATCAGCGTCACCTGCGGCGCGCCTGATATACCGGAACCATTGGCGGAACAGCTCAAGGAGAACGGTGTTATGGTCATACCGGTGGGGTGGCTGGAGTTCCAGTCCCTGCTGCGGGCGAGGAAGGTCCACGGGATCCTGGAAAAAGAGAACCTGGGCTCGGTGGCCTTCGTGCCCCTCATCGGAGAGAAAGGTCACCGTTCAAAGTAGGTAGGGCAGCACCGCGCTCAGGTCGGCGTTACGCACCACGTGGTCGGCGTTACGCACCACCTCCTCGTCGATGGGATTGAAGGCGATCCCCAGCGACGAACCCTCGAACATGGAGACGTCGATGCTGCTGTTGCCGATGCTGGCCGTTCGTTCCGGTAGGACGCCGAACAGCCCCTGGGCCTCCTGGAGCGCCTTCTTCTTGTTGCACAGCTCCACGCGCAGCACCCCCTCCCCGGTCAAGCGCCCCTCCTGGTCCGCGGCCAGCCCGTTGGACCACTGGGCGTCGAAGCCGTATTCCCGGGCGATCTTGCCGGCGATGAGGTCCAGCCCCCCGCTGATGATGACCGTGCGCACTCCGCGGGCCTGCAGGGCGCCGACGGTCCGCCCGATGCCTGGGTTTATCGGCAAACGCAAGAGCTCGGTCTCCACGTCCGGCAATCGCAGCCCGGGCCGGTGCCTCAGCCATAGCGCGATGTCCCGCCGCATGAACTCCAGGTCGTCTATCTCCCCGTCCATGAAGGAGATGACCGACTCCTCGTTGCTGACCCCGAACCGGTCGTGGACCCAGGTCCAAGAGGACAGATAGTCCACCAGCACCCCGTCCATGTCGAAGGCGACCAGGTCGTACTTGCGGCCATTGCTGGGCATCGCAGGTTGCCAGGAGGGAATCATTATAAGAAGGTTGCTGCAAATGGCGGGACATGATCATCCTGGTGGGAGTGGCGCACATCATTGACGTCGCGAAGCCGCTCGACGTCCTGATAAGCCATTACTCCCCGGGGGCGGTGGGGATAGAGCTGGACCCCGGGCGCTACCGGGCCCTGCTGGACAAGGAGGTCAAACGCAACGTGCCCCTGCCCTACAGATTATTAGCGCTCATGCAAAGGCGCATGGCCGACCAGTTCGACGGGGAGGTGGGCGCGGAGATGCTGGCGGCCGTCGATTCCGCCCAGAGGAACGGGGCGCAGGTGGTGTTCGTGGACACGGACGCCGCCCGGCTGTTCGACTCGCTGCTCCGTCAGATGTCCTTCAAGGAGAGGGTCCTGATGTTCTTCTCCTCCTTCGCCGGCCTGTTCATGAGCCGCAAGAAGGTGGAGAAGGAGCTGCAGGAGTTCCAGGAGAACGAGGGGCAGTACATGGACGTGCTGGCCAAGAGCTACCCCACGGTCAAGCGCGTGCTGATCGACGAGCGCAACGAGCACATGTCCAAGGCCATACTGAGGGCGGAGGGGGAGCACGGCAGCGTGCTGGCGGTGATCGGCGACGGGCACGTGGAAGGGATACGGAAATTGATCGCCCGCGAGGACCTGGTGCACTATCGTCTGAAAGATTTGCAGAACCTGAAGCTGAAGGCTCCGACGTCCACGTCCGAGGCCTCCTTCACCTTCGTGGCGCAGGCCTGAGGCAAACCCTTTTTCCCTTGAGCGCATACCTAATACGATGAAGGTCGTCCTGCTCTCATACACCAAGGACGCGGAGCGCCTATGCGCCGCGGCCGCCCACTCCTGCTATTCCCAAGACCCGGCCAGCGACATACTGGAAGTGATGGAGGAGAACAAGGCCGGAGGCTACATCGACAAGGTTGTGGGCATGGGCCACAACTCGGTGATCGAACACGCCTCGTACACCTTCTCCTTGGAGGGTGTGTCCCGCTCCCTGACCCACCAGCTGGTCCGGCACCGCATCGCCAGCTTCTCCCAGCAGAGCCAGAGGTACGTCTCGCTGCTCGAGCCAGACTACGTCGTTCCCGGCACTATCCAATCGGACCCCGAGGCCAACCGGGTGTTCGAGGAGGCTATGCAGAAGGCCTGGGAGGCCTATCAACAGCTCGTCTCCATCGTCCCGGTGGAGGACGCCCGGTACGTCCTGCCGAACGCCTGCGCCACCAACATCGTCGTCACCATGAACGCCCGGGAGCTTTGGCACTTCTTCACGTTACGAACTTGCCGTAGGGCGCAACAGGAGATCAGGACCGCCGCCGAGCTGATGTTCAAGGAGGTCCGGCAGGTCTCCCCCAGCATCTTCAAGGACGCTGGACCGGCCTGCCTGCGGGGCAAGTGTCCAGAAGGGAAACTGAGCTGCGGCAAGCCCCGGGTGGAGCTAAAATTTAAATAATGTTACGGCTTTGGCCGGACTTATCTGGAAAGATTGCTATGGGCAACGTCAGACCAACTTACATTAAAAGGGTGGCCATCGAACTGGTCGAGAAGTACCCCCGGGCCTTCAGCGCCGACTTCGAGAACAACAAGGTGCTGGTCCAGAGGCTCACCAATGTGGATTCTATCATGATGAGGAACCGCATCGCCGGGTACATCAGCCGGTACTGGCAGAACCAAGAGTTCTAAAACCCCAAACGGTCGCCTGCTGCGGTCGGCGATCGAAAGTCGATCCTTGAACCGTTCTTCTTGTCATCGGTGGAAGGTCCACATTCTCGCTTTTTTTAAGACAGATTCACGTCTGGCCGGTCGTTGATCGACGCCTCTCCGCTCCGCTTTCAGTAATAACGCTTTAGTAATTGGAGCATATTGTCCACAAACTAAGCCCGGGTGGGGTAGCTTGGATATCCTAAGAGGCTGCGGACCTCTAGACCCGGATTCGAATTCCGGCCCGGGCGCTTTCTTCTCATTCCAAATTCACAGCCTGCGTTTCCTTTATGGTCATGTCCCCCGGCGGCAGTATGCGGCTTATCTCTTCCTCCGGGACCTGGAAGGCGCGGGCCAATCTGGCCGAGGTCTTGCCCCTGGGCTCCTTGCCCGGAATGAGCACGACGAACTTCTCCGTCCTCCCGGCGACACTCTCCCGGGGAGCGCAGGTGATCTTCCTGGAACCCTCGACCTGGACCTCGGCCACCACCATCTCCAGAGGCAAGTGGTGCAGATAGTTCCTCTTGCCCCGGATGATGAAGGCCCCACGGGGGGCGAACTCCCCGGCCTCCGGCCGCTTGGACACCTGGTCCGGCAGCACCCAATACGCCGTTCCTTCGGCCGTGCCGGCGTTCCAGGCCTTGGAGTGGCATAGGGCGAACTGACAGACCTCGTGCATCTCCTCCTCGGTGGCCTCCGTGCCATCCTTCAGG contains these protein-coding regions:
- a CDS encoding TraB domain-containing protein, with the translated sequence MIILVGVAHIIDVAKPLDVLISHYSPGAVGIELDPGRYRALLDKEVKRNVPLPYRLLALMQRRMADQFDGEVGAEMLAAVDSAQRNGAQVVFVDTDAARLFDSLLRQMSFKERVLMFFSSFAGLFMSRKKVEKELQEFQENEGQYMDVLAKSYPTVKRVLIDERNEHMSKAILRAEGEHGSVLAVIGDGHVEGIRKLIAREDLVHYRLKDLQNLKLKAPTSTSEASFTFVAQA
- a CDS encoding 30S ribosomal protein S17e produces the protein MGNVRPTYIKRVAIELVEKYPRAFSADFENNKVLVQRLTNVDSIMMRNRIAGYISRYWQNQEF
- a CDS encoding HVO_0476 family zinc finger protein, with product MSVPNAIYAECPDCGEETLHEVLKGRLGKDGDTLEGTLKCQECGRVHTAVVREAKTVKVPVIVSDQGQSRKAELELPEDDELRVEDELVLEDLPIIISSLEKGDARVNKALVKDITTIWAKRFDKVHVKISINDVHKTIPTEVIALPEEEFFIGDLMNVNRYEVVITQIKTKDATVRRGSVMAMDIVRIYARKARTTYT
- a CDS encoding rhomboid family intramembrane serine protease, with the translated sequence MVHRRGVDLFSLLSLAVIVLGLVIAYYKKYPLAQSLVLINLMVFLLTIMASWDTSGLSPVQTDLGFRPIYLEEPAHLFTIFTQMFVHGSLTHVLFNMLFLFLIGLPLEERVGRKAFALCYFVPGLIALVLETAIRGADSDILMLGASGAISGVMGALLFLYPKDEIPMFLGPIFLPKVPVWLSVGAWFAIQVVTLFTLPSGLASGSVAYGAHIGGFVAGMAMTQFLPTERKTSSAPAAANLSDLATTEELKQMQLRIESESEPQVRMAWLEHFAGKAKCPECGSDLTLEGNRIKCACGWERTVR
- a CDS encoding MBL fold metallo-hydrolase is translated as MTDNRVEVLCPGMIRRDGQIVLEARSSVSLVSCGERHLLVDTSGPQNRKLLLQALRSRGVAPDDIEIVVMTHLHHDHLGNIDLFPKAERYAHRLESPGPTYHAVDEDSEIWKGVRLMHTPGHTRGSMSVLVEGGERYGLVGDAIPTEDNARKWVPPEHHYDRDLAMESMSRLMGEVDIIVPGHGPSFRTADYRREKG
- the thyX gene encoding FAD-dependent thymidylate synthase — protein: MKVVLLSYTKDAERLCAAAAHSCYSQDPASDILEVMEENKAGGYIDKVVGMGHNSVIEHASYTFSLEGVSRSLTHQLVRHRIASFSQQSQRYVSLLEPDYVVPGTIQSDPEANRVFEEAMQKAWEAYQQLVSIVPVEDARYVLPNACATNIVVTMNARELWHFFTLRTCRRAQQEIRTAAELMFKEVRQVSPSIFKDAGPACLRGKCPEGKLSCGKPRVELKFK
- a CDS encoding protein-L-isoaspartate O-methyltransferase, with translation MRDEKASMVRGLKERGLITSPEVERAMLKVPRHLFLPAELKYQAYRDTPLPIGEGQTISAPHMVAMMAEALQLVPGHKVLEIGTGSGYNAAVMAELVGEEGRIITVERHPALAETAERAIKENGYRNVTVVVGDGSLGYESEAPYDRISVTCGAPDIPEPLAEQLKENGVMVIPVGWLEFQSLLRARKVHGILEKENLGSVAFVPLIGEKGHRSK
- a CDS encoding HAD family phosphatase, with translation MPSNGRKYDLVAFDMDGVLVDYLSSWTWVHDRFGVSNEESVISFMDGEIDDLEFMRRDIALWLRHRPGLRLPDVETELLRLPINPGIGRTVGALQARGVRTVIISGGLDLIAGKIAREYGFDAQWSNGLAADQEGRLTGEGVLRVELCNKKKALQEAQGLFGVLPERTASIGNSSIDVSMFEGSSLGIAFNPIDEEVVRNADHVVRNADLSAVLPYLL